Proteins from a genomic interval of Trichoderma breve strain T069 chromosome 2, whole genome shotgun sequence:
- a CDS encoding histidine-specific methyltransferase, SAM-dependent domain-containing protein — protein MALRHEIPGHGDVMDIGGSRMHEDVGERLSRVLTAVYGPNAKPTLPDELLYTDVGLPIWNEIIFTPEFYQTHDEIALFDAHGSDIVGQVQPGVTMIDLGVGDTRKVEHLLAAFEKAQQKATYLALDISKASLEHSVGYLLDKHSAADAKVTCAGLWGTFQDGQAYVQGIEGQRLFLSLGSVLCNDPWPEALSHLKYWAKALRPNDFLLVGMDAHLLPNDKDKIWAAYHSRDDLYHQFFLNGFEQVNKAIGEEWFQEEDWDFMAQLEDEPTTRHRFFFRANKDVTIHKLGRTIKQGEELDWFDSHKYGEESVRLMCHKAGLSVISVWQAPNSEFRQYLLKMKGGQDQRDDGDSAVSGLI, from the exons ATGGCTTTGCGGCATGAGATCCCTGGTCATGGCGATGTCATGGACATAGGCGGAAGCCGAATGCATGAGGATGTCGGAGAGAGACTCTCCAGAGTCCTCACGGCTGTCTATGGCCCCAATGCAAAGCCAACTCTCCCAGATGAGCTCCTGTATACTGATGTGGGACTGCCCATATGGAACGAGATCATTTTCACCCCTGAGTTCTACCAGACACACGACGAGATTGCGCTCTTTGATGCTCACGGCAGCGACATCGTTGGGCAAGTTCAGCCTGGTGTGACCATGATTGATCTTGGAGTCGG TGACACTCGTAAAGTGGAGCATTTGTTGGCTGCCTTTGAGAAGGCGCAGCAGAAAGCCACCTACTTGGCTCTCGATATCTCCAAGGCCTCGTTGGAGCACAGCGTGGGCTACCTTCTCGATAAGCATTCGGCAGCGGATGCAAAGGTAACTTGTGCAGGGTTGTGGGGAACATTCCAAGATGGGCAGGCCTATGTACAAGGCATTGAAGGCCAGAGACTGTTTCTCTCGCTGGGTTCAGTGCTTTGCAACGACCCTTGGCCAGAAGCCTTGAGCCATCTCAAGTACTGGGCCAAGGCGCTCCGGCCAAATGACTTTCTCCTGGTAGGAATGGATGCCCACTTGCTGCCTAACGATAAGGACAAAATCTGGGCTGCCTATCATTCCAGGGACGATCTATACCACCAGTTCTTCCTGAATGGCTTTGAGCAAGTGAACAAAGCGATTGGAGAAGAGTGgttccaagaagaagattgggaCTTCATGGCACagcttgaagatgagccCACAACTCGGCACCGATTCTTCTTCCGCGCCAATAAGGATGTCACGATCCACAAGCTTGGACGGACCATCAAACAGGGTGAAGAGCTAGACTGGTTCGACTCTCACAAGTATGGAGAGGAGAGCGTTCGACTCATGTGCCATAAGGCGGGACTGAGTGTGATAAGTGTCTGGCAAGCACCAAACTCTGAGTTTC GGCAGTACCTTTTAAAAATGAAGGGGGGGCAGGACCAAAGAGATGATGGGGACAGCGCCGTATCAGGGCTGATTTAA
- a CDS encoding fungal specific transcription factor domain-containing protein, which produces MGDSLDQGRPAKRIKLAPHPQPSHPHSQSQDHTRQRTLRPAPDPAEAAATAAAVPAFHVIPSASGARGGRRVRRRVRSRGGGRAAASGTGASRPPSQVPVDAGSSPASTESSSSLISTSTLPWPTQEQIHMAAEAVDRPIEMTLIPLDNVRPPVEIDLVSSDNGSSSNSISPERESQSPQDLFVSASVEQVVSSQAEQGHNSSQLESRSHRFVSPFKDCVSSYVQASRRFSRPSDGTVNSYIKFNWPQRRTQGGRSSSVSVAAQPGNDADDDQVEEIIRPSTQSSSSLVASNRHSHQYAKQLSQATAILLNSQRRSDRSLSFSDGTLPSAGSSYSVTSPSAHPWSSHGWASHSSSQAPRMLPSHFGLVSKMDKIDRQLWAFYIRNWCPGRSILGKTNSWLQDFAPMEGNDGVLYAMQSLAGIYVYDYQPLEEISRRINLQFAKAEARLSQLLAKTNPTIEETSELITITSILSMQDIVYTERRRKRPQSPRWLEGFKQCEHFLESIDEGSRFWSPSNVQSSSLRISQSIIVGRAVVLSQIMTPLKSPYTFDPQKESSRFGWLLYGNMEDMYEIHGGCGFSKKLLHSLSQISYLAARLYQDPESPVAPLTARFLLAELLQMRQWSSAPDAAPWEQAKDQPQTIEMVRAAPEGYVIESACHMTEVTAEAWRIAAIIYLQCRALRKPRNHPEVLNNLSDLAKCINIMPTSGYNFTAQAPLFPVFLLGMLATDPGHASVAQTWFEKVTSTPVRSSVPPLYEALKRIWTWIDSDPNLKPPAKGKLDEDVGKRIPWWEHLVRRVQDHESEILCLT; this is translated from the exons ATGGGAGACTCGTTGGACCAAGGGCGCCCGGCCAAGCGCATCAAGCTGGCGCCACACCCGCAGCCCTCGCATCCGCACTCTCAATCCCAGGATCACACTCGCCAGCGGACGCTCCGGCCTGCGCCAGACCCTGCGGAGGCGGCTGCTACGGCTGCTGCAGTTCCTGCCTTTCATGTTATCCCTTCTGCCAGTGGCGCCCGTGGTGGCCGCCGTGTCCGTCGCCGTGTCCGCAGCCGTGGGGGCGGCCGTGCCGCCGCCTCCGGCACTGGGGCGTCCCGGCCCCCTTCACAAGTGCCGGTTGACGCGGGCTCCTCTCCGGCCTCGACTgaatcatcgtcttctttgaTTTCGACGTCGACACTGCCTTGGCCGACGCAAGAGCAAATTCATatggcagcagaagcagtaGACAGGCCAATCGAAATGACATTGATACCTTTGGACAATG TACGGCCGCCTGTGGAGATCGATCTTGTATCGTCAGACAATGGCTCTTCGAGCAATTCCATTTCCCCGGAGCGAGAATCCCAGTCGCCCCAAGATCTGTTTGTCTCAGCCAGTGTTGAGCAGGTCGTATCTTCCCAAGCTGAACAGGGGCACAACTCCTCCCAACTCGAATCACGGTCACATAGATTCGTCAGTCCGTTTAAAGATTGTGTATCAAGCTATGTACAAGCGTCCCGGCGCTTCAGTCGCCCTTCGGATGGTACAGTCAATTCATACATCAAATTTAACTGGCCACAGCGCAGAACGCAGGGCGGACGCTCGTCTTCTGTATCGGTTGCCGCTCAGCCTGgcaatgatgctgatgatgaccaAGTGGAGGAGATCATCAGACCTTCAACTcagtcatcatcttctttggtTGCTTCTAATCGCCACTCACATCAGTACGCAAAACAACTATCACAAGCTACTGCGATTTTGTTAAACTCTCAGAGACGATCCGACCGCTCGCTGTCTTTCTCAGACGGCACATTGCCGTCTGCAGGGTCGAGCTACTCTGTCACATCCCCTTCTGCTCATCCGTGGAGCTCCCACGGTTGGGCTAGccattcatcatctcaagcTCCTCGCATGTTACCGTCACATTTTGGGCTGGTTTCGAAAATGGATAAGATAGATAGGCAGCTTTGGGCATTTT ATATCAGGAATTGGTGTCCTGGCCGGAGTATTCTGGGCAAAACAAACTCATGGTTGCAGGATTTTGCCCCCATGGAGGGGAACGACGGCGTGCTGTACGCGATGCAGAGCCTCGCCGGCATATATGTTTACGACTATCAGCCACTGGAAGAAATAAGTCGTCGCATTAACCTTCAGTTTGCAAAGGCAGAGGCGCGTCTGAGCCAATTACTCGCTAAAACGAATCCTACTATTGAAGAAACCAGCGAGCTGATCACCATTACTTCTATCTTATCGATGCAAGAC ATTGTCTATACTGAGCGCCGTCGTAAGCGACCTCAGTCTCCGCGTTGGCTGGAAGGCTTCAAGCAATGCGAGCATTTCCTCGAGTCAATCGACGAAGGGTCGCGATTCTGGTCACCGTCCAATGTCCAGTCGTCCTCCCTTCGTATCTCCCAGTCAATCATTGTCGGCAGAGCTGTCGTCCTTTCGCAGATCATGACGCCGCTCAAATCTCCATATACCTTTGATCCACAGAAAGAGTCCTCTCGCTTCGGCTGGCTCCTCTACGGCAACATGGAGGACATGTATGAGATTCATGGCGGATGcggcttctccaagaagtTGCTTCATTCCCTGAGCCAAATCTCATACCTCGCCGCGCGTCTTTATCAGGACCCTGAAAGTCCAGTCGCTCCGCTCACTGCCCGGTTTCTGCTCGCGGAGCTGCTCCAAATGAGGCAATGGAGCAGCGCCCCCGATGCCGCGCCTTGGGAACAAGCCAAAGATCAACCGCAGACCATTGAAATGGTGCGTGCTGCTCCCGAAGGCTATGTTATTGAGAGCGCATGCCACATGACAGAAGTCACTGCGGAAGCCTGGAGAATTGCCGCTATAATCTATCTCCAGTGCCGTGCTCTAAG AAAGCCCCGGAATCACCCAGAGGTGTTGAATAATTTAAGCGATCTTGCCAAATGTATAAACATCATGCCAACTTCAGGCTACAACTTCACTGCACAAGCACCTCTATTTCCAGTCTTCCTTCTAGGAATGCTTGCTACAGATCCTGGGCACGCTTCCGTTGCGCAGACGTGGTTTGAAAAAGTCACCAGCACGCCAGTAAGAAGT AGCGTTCCTCCACTTTATGAAGCATTGAAACGGATCTGGACGTGGATTGACTCTGATCCCAACTTGAAGCCACCTGCCAAAGGAAAGctcgatgaagatgtcggcaaAAGAATACCATGGTGGGAGCATCTAGTCAGACGCGTGCAAGACCACGAGTCCGAGATTTTGTGCTTGACCTAA